The window AGTACCAGCGCAGCTTCTGCAGCCCCTTGGACTTGATGCGGTTGGCGATGGCCTTGGGGCTGAGGAAATCCGACTTGCCCATGATGCCGGTCCCGTCCCGATCCTGATCCTGCTCCCGACCCGGCGCCGCTCCCGGTCCCGCTCCCGATCCCGCCCCCTCCGGAAATGGCGGCGGCGCCCTGGAAGCGGATCCCGGCGGGGCGGCGCAGGCGCGGTGCGGGCGCGCTGACCTTCAGCGGGGCTGTGGTGGAGGCGCCGCCATGTTCGCCCGGGGCGCCGCGGTCGTGCTGGTCCAGCCGCAATGGTACCGCCACGGGCTGGGACGGGCGCTGTGGGCACGGGGGAGCGCGTCCCGATGGCCGGGGTGGCCCtgcggggtggggggggggatGGCTTCCCTCGGCCGTGCGGCGCCTGCGGGCGGCGGGGTCGCGGTCGCGGGCGGCCCGTGAGGGGCTGTGGGCTCTGAGGGGTGGTGGCGGAGCCGGGACCGGGAGATGAGGGCAGCGGGGACCCGCAGGGATGGAGGGTCCGTCCTTGGTGGGGGTGGGTGAATGGGACAGGCAAGGGTTAAAGGAGAGATTTGGCAGGAGACCCTGCTCTGGCCAGGAAATGGTGCGGCTTCCTATGCTTCATTTTAATAGAATTTAGAAACGAATTGCACTGCACGAAGctttgtttaaaattattttttttttatttctaatttgCCCTTCTAATGCCCTCGTTTGCCCCGTGTCATTAACCAAGGCGGTGGGTAACGCGTTAAACCTTTCtgtgtcctgggccagttctggcccctcagttcagggaggacattgaggtgctggagcgagTCCGGAGAAGGGCAGAGGGACTGGAGAAAGGGCTGGAGAAGGGCACTGGGACTGGGGAAAGGGCTGGAGAAGGGCACTGGGACTGGGGAAAGGGTTGGAGAAGGGCACTGGGACTGGGGAAAGGGCTGGAGAAGGGCAGTGGGACTGGAGAAGGGTCCGGAGAAGGGCAGTgggactggagaaggggctggAGAAGGGCAGTGGGATTGGGGAAgggactggagaaggggctggAGAAGGGCAGTGGCACTGGAGAAGGGGCTGGAGAAGGGCAGTGGGATTGGGGAAGGGACTGGAGAAGGGCAGTGGCACTGGAGAAGGGGCTGGAGAAGGGCAGTGGGACTGGAGAAGGGTCCGGAGAAGGGCAGTgggactggagaaggggctggAGAAGGGCAGTGGGATTGGGGAAgggactggagaaggggctggAGTAGGGCAGTGGCACTGGAGAAGGGGCTGGAGAAGGGCACTGGgattggggaaggggctggaggaggGCACTGGGACTGGGGAAAGGGCTGGAGAAGGAGGCGGTGGGATTGGGGAAGGGTCCGGAGAAGGGCAGTGgcactggggaaggggctggagaagggCACTGGGATTGGGGAAGGGGCCCAGgtcccccagagcagctgggggagctcagcctgaagaaaaggaggctcggcgtgaccttatcactctactGCTCCCTGACAGCAAAGTGCAGTCAGGTGGGAGTTGGcctcttctgccaggcagccagcagcaggacACAAGATCATAGGTTTAGGTTGTACATTAGGAGCAATTTCTTCACGGAAAGTGTAAttaggcattggaatgggctgcccagggaggttgaggagtcaccgtccctggaggtgtctggaggaagactggatgtggcactcggtggtTTGGTTGATAAGGGGGTgtttggtcataggttggacttgatgatctcagaggtcttttccaacctcattgATTCTGTGAAATTATACAGGTAGGGAAGGATGAAGGTGTGCATACAAGCCACAGGTCAGAGTGGCTGCAGCAAATCTTTGAATTTCCATCCCTCTGAAAGGGACTTGCCCTTGGGAGGTGTTGGTTTGTGGAGAGCTAGTGAATTATCCTAATTTCTCCTGCATTCCTTTGCAGGGGCCAAGTCAGGAATATGGCAACGCTAAAAGACAGTAAGTAAAGGTTCTGTCTGCTCTTGAGAGGGGAAAATGTTGCAGGAAAACCACATGTTAAAATATAATTCTCTTTATCCTCTGTTGGGTAAAATGATTGTGATACATAATGATATACAGGCCTGCAGTGCTAATTACATTAAACAAGTGTCCTTCAGAAGAGGTTTTAGCAGTAATTTAGATGTCTTTTTATAGTTTTACtcaaatagattttaaaaaatatttttatcataTGTGCTAAACCAGATTTCTGCTTACCTCTAAGAGTTACCTTAGtttctcttttgtttctttccttgtgcttttatgaagcatttgggggGAAAAGGGATTGACTGAATGGTTTTAGTGTGAGAATGCTTCCTTAAGCCATCCCTCATAGTTCTTAAACAGGGATATTGCCTTGGAATTGTGCTTGTCAATGGGATAcctgttttggtttctttttccattaGTGTTTTTATAAATGTCATTTTACCACAGTCTAAATAGAGAAGGAAATTTATTCTGTCTTCATACTGTGGgaactttttgtttattttctctgcttGTCATCTGTGAAAGAAGACATTATACCTCAAATAATATATTTGTGAAACAGGTAGATTTGGAAGTAAAGAGAATGGCAAATAGACTTCATGGTGGGATAAATATTAAATGAATGTCATGTCTGAAAAAAATAATGTCTGTATTGTAAAGATGAACTTGTGTCAGCTATGTTCTTACATCAACGTCTCTTATGAGGTTTATTTGTGtgctgtttgtttatttatttcttcttctttgagGAACGTGGCAAAATCTTTTTGGATGGCTCTTGCTGGcattttgttgtttgggtttgagTTGTTATGCCCGGTAGAGTCTCTGACCTTGAACCCTTAACCCTGCAGTCACCAGGCGTTTGAAGTCCATCAAGAACATCCAGAAGATCACCAAGTCCATGAAGATGGTGTCTGCAGCCAAATATGCAAgagctgagagggagctgaagcctGCAAGGGTCTATGGAACAGGAGCTCTGTGTGAGAGAAACATCTGGCACTTCATGAGGGGGGAGCAGAGGAGGAGATTTTCATACTGGTGATAAAATGCCAAGGCTTTTTAACCTCCCAGTAGTCTGTTTGCACAGTGGACTTCACTGATGTGATCAGAGCTGTGACTGCCTTTGAAATGTTTCTTGCTCACATCTGGTCTGACCATGTGCAAGCTTGGAACAATtgcaaaggaaataaaattaatctAGCTGAGATCTGGAGCCTCTTTGGTATTGGTTTTAGTTAGAATAATTCAGAGCATTTTTTATtacttactttctttttttttgccacccttgaaaaatgtaattttatttttttttcagctctttATGAGAAAGCAGAAATAAAGGCACCTGAGGACAAGAAGAAGCATCTCCTCATTGGTGTGTCCTCTGACCGAGGCCTGTGTGGTGCTATCCACACATCCATTGCTAAAACCCTGAAGAATGAGATTACCAACCTCTCAAATGCAGGGAAAGAGGTTATGGTGGTTGGAGTAGGTGACAAGATCAGAGGCCTGCTTCAAAGGTAAAAAGGATGGGGCCCAAAACTGCAGTTTGGAGTTTTGTTTTCTGTGGTAGAAATTTCAAGACAGGCAGGAAATTGCATTTAAGGGAACTGTGTTAAATTCAAATTCCtgcaaaaaaaatctgcaaatacCCAGAAGGTGGTTTTGATACACAATTTGGGAAACTGTTACACAGCACTGTTATATTCTTGAAATAAAAGTCTGAAAGCTGGCAACTGGTGCTGTTACATGTGTGCATTGTGAAGCTGTGGTAATTTAACTAAAGGCAAAGTTTCTTTCTGACTCTAATTCAGTAAATTGTTTCATTCTAAACACTCCTAAGTTACAGTTACTTCTAGTAAGTCTTGCTGCTCTTGTACTTTAGAGCCTCCACTTGGCTCTAACACAGGTTTGTTGTTGCTGCAGGACACATGGCAACTATTTCCTGCTGACATTCAAAGAGGTGGGACGGAGACCTCCCAGCTTTGGGGACGCTTCAGCCATTGCTCTGGAGCTGTTAAACTCTGGGTACGAGTTTGATGAAGGCTCTGTCATCTACAATCGCTTCAGGTAAGGTGGAACTGAAACTTCACTGGGAAAATACCTGGCAGAATGCCTCAGAGAGTATATTGGCCCAATGAAGTTGTATGAAAACTGACTGTGATTTGGCATATTCACTTTGCTTCTTGATTTTGTTGTTTGTCAAGAACTGGGCTGTTTTTTCTGTGGTTGGAACTCCCTTTTAACTTGTGTATAGCTGTTATATTTACAGTCAACACATTCTTATATCCACATGGTATCCAAGATCTTTTCATCAGGGTTATCACAAAACTTTGTGGCATTGGAAAGCCAGAATTTGTCTATTCTAATTTGATTTGAACCATTCAGTTTAGAGTCAGTTCAGTTGAACTGAAGAGCCTGTTTTACTCTTTTTATGCAGGTCTGTCATCTCTTACAAGACTGATGAAAAACCAATCTTCTCCTTTGAAACTGTGGCTGGCTCTGGTAAGTAGGGAGCTAGAAACCAGCACTTAAATGCAGTGATAAGTCACAAGAAAAGTACTCTGAAAATGGGAATATGATATTAAAGCATCTTATTATGGTGCTTGTATCATAGTTTAACAGATGGTTTTGTCTTGTTCTAAATCAGTCCAAGGCTGGCTCACAAAGGTGCTGTGGGGCAAGGAGGTTAAAAGGAAAGGTGATACTAATTCTGGTTGGAGATTCTGTCTCAAGCAAGATTTGTGCATATGTAAATTCTGTCAGTTCCAAAATTTTCAGCACTGAATAGTCTGAGTAGTGAGTGACTTTTCACTGCTCACTAAAAATACCCCCAAATGTTTCTGCAGCACTGTATGGGAAGGTTAAACATAATATGGCAATAATGTATTTTGCTTTGGTCTGACTTTCTAATATTGAATTGAAATCACTAAAAGAATTATAACTAGCATAGAGATTCTGAAGGTACACATAACATGTTCAGAAAATCCCTCTGTGCTGCCTTAAGTACTGAAACAGCCCAGCCAAGGAAACTTCTCCATGTCATTGCATTTTGCTGGAAGTAGTAAATCCTGGCTGCGTGTAAGCCTGCTGCTGCATGTTTTGCAGAAAGCCTGAGTATCTATGATGACATTGATGCTGATGTGCTGAGGAACTACCAGGAGTTCACGCTAGCAAACATTCTGTACTACTCCCTGAAGGAATCCACCACCAGCGAGCAGAGCGCCAGGATGACTGCCATGGACAACGCCAGCAAGAATGCCTGTAAGCTCCTCCCTGGTTCTGCAGGACTTCACTTGTTCAGCAGGAAAGTGCTGACCCCCCTTTGTGTGATACTTCACTTCAAAAATCAGCTGTTTCCTATCTTAACTCCATTTTGAGTTGTTTTTTTGAGCCAGTTCAACAGATTTTGTTTCAAACTGTATTTAGTCCCTGGAGAGAGGGATTGCTGCCAAGAAACAGGCCTAGGACTGGAAATGCAATAACAGATTATTTTAAAAGGCATATGAAATACTAAACTAGTCTTGTAATGGCTAAATATTCTCTGTGCTCCTTTCATGTGGCTGCTCTGAGGATTTCCTGAATTTTTATAAATCTGTACTTACTCGTTCAGCAAATATAATTAGTGCAGTGCAATTTAAAGGTGGGAAAACAAACAATAGTTAAAAAATCATCTGTCATGGAGCAAGTAGAGAATATGTAGATATGCTTTGGCAGGATACTGGTGATTGTGTGAAGCTGATGTGATGTGCAGTTGGGCTGCCTGCAGTGGTAGGCATGGCTCTGATGACTAACTTGAGAGAAAGAGGTGATACTGCTGTGCTTAGAAATAATTGAGAAGAAATACTGAGAAAAATCTGTCTCCATTTGCCACAACTTGAAGGAAAGAACAATGCAGTTAATTGACAGTGAAATCTAATTTCAAAACAAATGATGCCTGCTTGTCTTGTGTTACAATAAGCTGTGTCATGCCTGGTATTTACAAGTCTGCCAGCTGTTCTGCAGATGTTTAAGTGACAAGCTGAATTCTCAGATTGTTTACTGGTGATATTACCTGTAAGGAAAAAATGTCAGGAGCACTCTGGTATTTGGCACTATTTGACACTTGCAAATGCCAAGAGGCACTAAGCCTTGTATTGCTACTTGGTATTGCAGTAGTTCACAAGCCTCTTGGATATTGTGCCCATCCAGCCTCTCTGGATGTGCATTTATAGACATTTCTACGCTGATTTTGTGTTTGAACTCCAACCTTGCCTTGTTGCAGCTGAGATGATTGACAAGCTGACCTTGACCTTCAACCGCACCCGTCAGGCCGTCATCACCAAGGAGCTCATTGAGATCatctctggtgctgctgctctgtgagtATTTGTGGGAAGGTGCCCTCAGAGCTCTTGCACTCATGTGCTGCTTGTGTGCCAGGGGAACAGGCAGATTTTGGGATTCCCTAAAACCTGGCATGGCTCCCAAGCTTTTCAGCTTGTGCAGTTCTACTAACCAGAGAGAAGTTTGGCAGTTTTTTCTGATCAAGTGCAGTTTAAAAGCTGGTGAAATAGATCTTCAGCCTCACCATGCATCCTTGCTGGAGAGGTGAGGGTTTTCCTCCTGGCCTTTGGTGGATTTACCTTCTCCTCCCTTTTACCTGGACATTTCCTACTTTGCCTGGTCAAATAGCCCAGTAGTGTTGAGTGGGGGAGAGCAAAAGGTGTGACTGAAATGCTTTTGGATAAATCAGGTGTTCAGAAGCTGAGAGTTTGGGGCTGGGTTTGCAAGGAGGGGATTTCcacaatattttatattttcatatGGAATATGTATTTTACTTGAAGTTGAGCATTTTGCTTGTCTGCCTGAGGATGAGGTTTTGTGCAGGTGTGTGTGCTGCAGGTTACAAATGTGTGGGCTTAGACCACAATTTGTAACTGCATGTAGCTCATGTGTATTACTGTAACAGTTCAAAATTTCTGCTCTGTATGGAAATCCATGTGTTCATATCCTGTGTATTGACAGAATGCATGGAACCTGTACTTTGTATGATTTTGGTGCTGTATTGTGCTCCTCACAATACATTTGTGGTCATAAATCCATGCAGAGTTTTGCCTGAATTTGCATGAGTTGCTTCCTAAcctgcttgttttgttttctctcataaTACCATAACCAGGGATTAATCGGAAAAAGCGCTTCAGCCAAAGCCAAGAGGTAAAGTTGTGTCACAGAAACTGGATTGTGTTTGAAATTAATGAACACAGAAAATATGAAATCAGATCAGGAAGTCAGAATTAAATGGTTTTGGTCAGACAGAAACTTTTCTTCCTGAACAGCTGTGAAAATGGACATTTTTAGTTTGAATTTGTCCAAAGAGTTCTTAATTTTCACTAATTTTAAGGAAACTATGTCCATGGGAGCATAATCCCATATGAATTATAATTTTCTGTGGGGTTTATTTTGTTCTCTATTATTGGATATTAATTTGCAATTACTGTTTGAATTTTTGCATAGTGGCCTGACTTAATGCAATTGCTTAAAAATGTCTGTATATAAAGACATACCTAAAGAGGTTTCTgtactaacatgaacatattcaAAATctaaaatataaga of the Melospiza melodia melodia isolate bMelMel2 chromosome 4, bMelMel2.pri, whole genome shotgun sequence genome contains:
- the ATP5F1C gene encoding ATP synthase subunit gamma, mitochondrial isoform X2, translating into MFARGAAVVLVQPQWGQVRNMATLKDITRRLKSIKNIQKITKSMKMVSAAKYARAERELKPARVYGTGALSLYEKAEIKAPEDKKKHLLIGVSSDRGLCGAIHTSIAKTLKNEITNLSNAGKEVMVVGVGDKIRGLLQRTHGNYFLLTFKEVGRRPPSFGDASAIALELLNSGYEFDEGSVIYNRFRSVISYKTDEKPIFSFETVAGSESLSIYDDIDADVLRNYQEFTLANILYYSLKESTTSEQSARMTAMDNASKNASEMIDKLTLTFNRTRQAVITKELIEIISGAAAL
- the ATP5F1C gene encoding ATP synthase subunit gamma, mitochondrial isoform X3, with product MFARGAAVVLVQPQWGQVRNMATLKDITRRLKSIKNIQKITKSMKMVSAAKYARAERELKPARVYGTGALSLYEKAEIKAPEDKKKHLLIGVSSDRGLCGAIHTSIAKTLKNEITNLSNAGKEVMVVGVGDKIRGLLQRTHGNYFLLTFKEVGRRPPSFGDASAIALELLNSGYEFDEGSVIYNRFRSVISYKTDEKPIFSFETVAGSESLSIYDDIDADVLRNYQEFTLANILYYSLKESTTSEQSARMTAMDNASKNASEMIDKLTLTFNRTRQAVITKELIEIISGAAAL
- the ATP5F1C gene encoding ATP synthase subunit gamma, mitochondrial isoform X1; translation: MFARGAAVVLVQPQWGQVRNMATLKDITRRLKSIKNIQKITKSMKMVSAAKYARAERELKPARVYGTGALSLYEKAEIKAPEDKKKHLLIGVSSDRGLCGAIHTSIAKTLKNEITNLSNAGKEVMVVGVGDKIRGLLQRTHGNYFLLTFKEVGRRPPSFGDASAIALELLNSGYEFDEGSVIYNRFRSVISYKTDEKPIFSFETVAGSESLSIYDDIDADVLRNYQEFTLANILYYSLKESTTSEQSARMTAMDNASKNASEMIDKLTLTFNRTRQAVITKELIEIISGAAALD